A single Aggregatilinea lenta DNA region contains:
- a CDS encoding glycosyltransferase family 4 protein, which yields MNLLMLSGDSSVAQGRDSTFLQMLGRFAAYWDRIDVLCPPAKGAQPRAVYGNVYVHPSPSHKIAQPTFIAREGAALLSERPYALIASHDYGLFLNGAGAWRLKRATGVPVVSEIHHVEGYPRAVTRRERLYRRTAFTYIRWAKRWAAAFRVVNAGQMPNLLRRFGVPEQKILVLPSLYIDFDVFHPLPDQPRRYDVLFVGRLVANKGLFTLLSAIKLVSITHPNVRLGILGSGPLERALKERVASLGLGGNVTFLPHQPDAASVARLYTQAGLVVCASTAEGGPRVTVEAMACGVPVVSTPVGVMADLIEDGENGLLVNWSVGDLAAKIRMMLEDGDLHVRLAEAGRETVQEFDADRVVEAYARGYHDLIARLRSG from the coding sequence ATGAACTTATTAATGCTCAGCGGCGATTCGTCCGTGGCGCAGGGGCGCGACAGCACGTTTTTGCAGATGCTGGGACGTTTCGCGGCTTACTGGGACCGCATCGACGTCCTGTGTCCCCCCGCCAAGGGCGCGCAGCCGCGGGCAGTGTACGGCAACGTCTACGTGCACCCGTCGCCCTCGCACAAGATCGCGCAGCCCACCTTCATCGCGCGGGAAGGCGCGGCGCTGCTCTCGGAGCGGCCCTACGCGCTGATCGCCAGTCACGATTACGGCCTGTTCCTGAACGGCGCGGGTGCGTGGCGGCTGAAACGCGCGACGGGCGTGCCGGTCGTCAGCGAGATCCACCACGTCGAGGGCTATCCCCGCGCCGTGACGCGCCGCGAGCGCCTCTACCGCCGCACCGCGTTCACCTACATCCGCTGGGCAAAGCGCTGGGCGGCTGCGTTCCGCGTGGTCAACGCCGGACAAATGCCCAACCTGCTGCGACGCTTCGGCGTGCCGGAACAGAAGATCCTCGTGCTGCCGTCGCTCTACATCGACTTCGACGTGTTCCACCCCCTGCCCGATCAGCCGCGCCGCTATGACGTGCTGTTCGTGGGGCGGCTGGTGGCCAACAAGGGCCTGTTCACGCTGCTGAGCGCGATCAAGCTGGTGAGCATTACACATCCCAACGTGCGGCTTGGTATTTTGGGCAGCGGCCCGTTGGAGCGCGCGCTCAAGGAGCGTGTGGCTTCGCTGGGCCTGGGCGGCAATGTAACGTTCCTCCCGCACCAGCCGGACGCGGCCAGCGTCGCGCGGCTGTATACCCAGGCGGGTCTGGTGGTGTGCGCCTCGACCGCCGAGGGCGGGCCGCGCGTCACGGTCGAGGCGATGGCGTGCGGCGTGCCTGTGGTCTCGACGCCGGTGGGTGTGATGGCCGACCTGATCGAGGACGGCGAAAACGGGCTGCTGGTGAACTGGAGCGTGGGCGACCTCGCGGCCAAGATCCGTATGATGCTGGAAGACGGCGATCTGCACGTGCGGCTGGCTGAGGCGGGCCGCGAAACGGTGCAGGAATTCGATGCGGATCGCGTGGTGGAAGCCTACGCGCGCGGCTACCACGACCTGATCGCGCGCTTGCGGAGCGGGTGA
- a CDS encoding glycosyltransferase family 4 protein, with the protein MRVLMIVQLVDEREWLRGFTVGWIRALAAHVDHLDVLTLEAGKADLPANVTVTSMGKERGHNRLRELAGFHRALMDLGRDADVIFSHMTPRYTWLAAPYAAAFHTPQMLWFTHRQVSLELRLALAASRWITTATDTSFPIQSPKVRVMGHGVDTERYSPGGQPPDEPPLVIAVGRVSPIKHHHILLDAAALLRDRYGDPPVRFAVVGTTAAPGDEEYLQQLIRRRNELGFSADYFKFLGAHEPDEMIALYRRTSIVTNLSPVGLFDKSALEAMLTGCPVIVSNPAFNNLLGEHREALSVDRPDDVTGVADRIAALLERTPEQRAAMGLDLRARTAAEHGLDRLMARMVDLMREGAR; encoded by the coding sequence ATGCGCGTATTGATGATCGTCCAGCTCGTTGACGAGCGGGAATGGCTGCGTGGCTTCACCGTGGGCTGGATTCGCGCGCTAGCCGCGCATGTCGATCACCTCGATGTGCTGACGCTGGAAGCGGGCAAGGCCGATCTGCCCGCCAACGTGACCGTCACCTCGATGGGCAAAGAGCGCGGCCACAACCGCCTGCGCGAGCTGGCGGGCTTCCACCGCGCGCTGATGGATCTGGGCCGCGACGCGGACGTGATCTTCAGCCACATGACGCCCCGTTATACGTGGCTGGCCGCACCCTACGCCGCCGCGTTCCACACGCCGCAGATGTTGTGGTTCACGCACAGGCAGGTCAGCCTGGAGCTGCGGCTGGCGCTGGCCGCGTCGCGCTGGATCACCACCGCGACCGACACCAGTTTCCCGATTCAAAGCCCGAAGGTGCGCGTCATGGGCCACGGCGTCGATACCGAGCGTTATTCGCCCGGCGGCCAGCCGCCCGACGAGCCGCCGCTGGTGATCGCCGTGGGCCGCGTCAGCCCGATCAAGCACCACCATATCCTGCTCGACGCCGCCGCCCTGCTGCGCGACCGCTACGGGGATCCCCCGGTGCGCTTCGCCGTGGTCGGCACGACCGCCGCGCCCGGCGACGAGGAATATTTGCAGCAGTTGATCCGGCGGCGCAACGAGTTGGGCTTCAGCGCGGACTACTTTAAGTTCCTGGGAGCGCACGAGCCGGACGAGATGATCGCGCTCTACCGCCGCACCTCGATCGTCACCAACCTCAGCCCGGTCGGACTGTTCGATAAATCCGCGCTGGAAGCGATGCTCACCGGCTGTCCGGTCATCGTCTCGAACCCGGCGTTTAACAATCTGCTGGGCGAACACCGCGAGGCGCTCTCGGTAGACAGGCCCGACGACGTGACGGGCGTCGCGGATCGTATCGCGGCGCTGCTAGAACGCACGCCGGAGCAGCGCGCGGCGATGGGCCTGGACCTGCGCGCGCGCACCGCCGCCGAGCACGGCCTGGACCGCCTGATGGCGCGCATGGTCGATCTGATGCGGGAAGGGGCCCGGTGA
- a CDS encoding VOC family protein: MLKDSKAFSGFSADDIPAAKRFYGETLGLDVSEEHGMLFLHIAGGRDILVYPKDNHVPATYTVLNFPVEDVESAVDELTRRGVQFEHYEEMPMDAKGIMRGNGPTIAWFTDPAGNILSVLEAD, from the coding sequence ATGCTCAAAGACAGCAAAGCATTTTCGGGCTTTTCGGCAGACGACATCCCCGCAGCCAAACGGTTTTATGGTGAGACGCTCGGACTGGACGTATCCGAGGAGCATGGCATGCTGTTCCTGCACATCGCGGGCGGGCGCGACATCCTGGTATACCCGAAGGACAACCACGTCCCGGCGACCTATACCGTGCTGAACTTCCCGGTCGAGGACGTCGAGTCGGCGGTGGACGAGCTGACGCGGCGCGGTGTGCAGTTCGAGCACTACGAGGAGATGCCAATGGACGCGAAGGGCATCATGCGCGGCAACGGCCCGACGATCGCGTGGTTCACCGACCCTGCCGGGAATATCCTTTCCGTGCTTGAGGCGGACTAA
- a CDS encoding glycosyltransferase family 4 protein produces the protein MHIVILSDTLPPDSPGGAGKIAWQLGHGLIGEGHRVTFITTARDHARVETRNSAPVHVLRSDYPERFSAWLSLFNPLTVVPLNPLLRKLHPDVVHAHSISMHLSYHSLVIAHVIGVPTVFTAHDVMPFAYAKLTRFIDPAQPDQRDGWEYRLPFGYNVRQMRFRWNPARNLSIRHTMTYYTDERIAVSGALKAALEANRLPPFEVVHNGLDPAAFATTPARIDHLRHRYGLEGRRVILFGGRLSREKGTAQLLDALRRVRQTVPEVSLLVLARPSAYTDQVLAENPDLADRIVLGGWLEGPDLAAAYGLADVVASPSVCFDSFPTINLEGMAAGAPPVTTCFGGAQEAVIDGETGYVVNPYDVETLADRLTRLLTDESLRARLGAAGQARVREQFTLKHYTESMLAVYKRAIARRAK, from the coding sequence ATGCATATCGTCATTCTGAGTGATACCCTTCCCCCAGACAGCCCCGGCGGCGCGGGCAAGATCGCGTGGCAGCTTGGGCATGGACTGATCGGGGAAGGGCACCGGGTTACGTTCATCACCACCGCGCGCGACCACGCGCGCGTCGAAACGCGCAACAGCGCCCCTGTGCACGTGCTGCGCTCCGATTACCCCGAACGCTTCTCGGCATGGCTGAGCCTGTTCAACCCGCTGACCGTCGTGCCGCTCAACCCACTGCTGCGCAAGCTGCACCCGGATGTGGTGCACGCCCACTCGATCAGTATGCACCTGAGCTATCACAGCCTCGTGATCGCGCACGTGATCGGCGTGCCGACCGTGTTCACCGCGCACGACGTGATGCCCTTCGCCTATGCCAAGCTGACCCGCTTCATCGACCCGGCCCAACCCGACCAACGCGACGGCTGGGAGTACCGTCTGCCATTCGGCTATAACGTGCGGCAGATGCGCTTCCGCTGGAACCCGGCGCGTAACCTGTCGATCCGGCACACGATGACGTATTACACCGACGAGCGCATCGCGGTCAGCGGCGCGCTGAAGGCCGCGCTGGAAGCCAACCGCCTGCCGCCGTTCGAGGTGGTGCACAACGGCCTCGATCCGGCAGCATTCGCCACCACGCCTGCGCGCATCGATCACCTGCGCCACCGCTACGGGCTGGAGGGGCGGCGCGTGATCCTGTTCGGCGGGCGGCTCAGCCGCGAAAAAGGCACGGCGCAGCTTCTGGACGCCCTGCGGCGCGTGCGGCAAACCGTGCCGGAGGTGTCGCTGCTGGTGCTGGCACGCCCCTCGGCCTATACCGATCAGGTCCTGGCGGAAAATCCCGATCTGGCGGACCGGATCGTGCTCGGCGGCTGGCTGGAAGGTCCCGACCTCGCGGCGGCCTACGGGCTGGCGGATGTGGTCGCGTCGCCGTCGGTCTGCTTCGACTCGTTCCCGACGATCAACCTCGAAGGTATGGCGGCGGGCGCGCCGCCGGTGACAACGTGCTTCGGCGGCGCGCAGGAAGCCGTGATCGATGGCGAAACGGGCTACGTGGTCAACCCCTACGACGTCGAGACGCTGGCCGACCGCCTGACGCGCCTGCTGACCGACGAATCGCTGCGCGCACGGCTGGGGGCGGCGGGACAGGCGCGCGTCCGCGAGCAGTTCACGCTGAAGCACTACACTGAATCGATGCTGGCCGTCTACAAGCGGGCCATCGCGCGGCGCGCAAAATGA
- a CDS encoding nucleotide sugar dehydrogenase, with the protein MDYKQQLLDRLHNRTATVGIVGMGYVGLPLAVEFARAGYRVVGLDLNQQKVDQLNAGVSYIPDVSTETLAPLVETGCLRGTTSYADLAEADTISICVPTPLRKTKDPDMSYVIDAANNVATVCHAGMLVVLESTTYPGTTDEVVLPRLLSNGLKVGEDVFVAFSPERVDPGNPVYGVRNTPKVVGGVTPACVEVVTALYEPAVDHVVPVSSTAAAEMVKLLENTFRAVNIGLVNEMALMCNRLGVNVWEVIDAASTKPFGFMPFYPGPGLGGHCIPIDPLYLSWKLRALNYTARFIDLASEVNTQMPYHVVTMVMEALNDEGKALHGSTIGVLGMAYKRDIDDVRESPALDIYELLENKGAAVSFNDPYVASVRLSGERKASSVEMTAEWLAAQDCVVIVTNHSAYDVDFILSHAKVVVDTRNATKGHTGTARIVRL; encoded by the coding sequence ATGGACTACAAGCAGCAACTTTTGGACCGTCTGCACAACCGGACTGCGACGGTCGGCATCGTCGGCATGGGCTACGTGGGGCTGCCACTCGCCGTCGAGTTCGCGCGGGCCGGATATCGCGTCGTCGGGCTGGATCTTAACCAGCAGAAGGTCGATCAGCTCAACGCCGGGGTGAGCTACATTCCCGACGTGTCCACTGAAACGCTCGCGCCGCTGGTGGAGACGGGCTGTTTGCGCGGCACGACCTCGTACGCCGACCTGGCCGAGGCGGACACGATCAGCATCTGCGTGCCCACGCCGCTGCGCAAAACCAAAGATCCGGACATGAGCTACGTCATTGATGCGGCGAACAATGTGGCGACGGTCTGCCACGCCGGGATGCTGGTAGTGCTGGAAAGCACGACCTATCCCGGCACGACCGATGAGGTTGTGCTGCCGCGCCTGCTTAGCAATGGGCTGAAAGTCGGCGAAGACGTGTTCGTGGCCTTCTCGCCGGAACGCGTCGATCCCGGCAATCCGGTTTACGGCGTGCGCAATACGCCGAAGGTCGTGGGCGGCGTGACGCCCGCCTGCGTCGAGGTGGTCACGGCGCTGTACGAACCGGCGGTCGATCACGTCGTACCGGTGTCGTCCACGGCGGCAGCGGAGATGGTCAAGCTGCTCGAAAACACGTTCCGCGCGGTGAACATCGGCCTCGTCAACGAAATGGCGCTGATGTGCAACCGGCTGGGCGTCAACGTGTGGGAAGTCATCGACGCGGCCAGCACCAAGCCGTTCGGCTTCATGCCGTTTTACCCCGGTCCCGGCCTGGGCGGGCACTGCATTCCGATCGATCCGCTCTACCTGAGCTGGAAGCTGCGCGCGCTGAATTACACCGCCCGCTTCATCGATCTGGCGAGCGAAGTCAACACGCAGATGCCCTATCACGTCGTGACGATGGTCATGGAAGCGCTCAACGACGAGGGCAAGGCGCTGCACGGCTCCACCATCGGCGTGCTGGGCATGGCCTACAAGCGCGACATCGACGACGTGCGCGAATCCCCGGCGCTGGATATCTACGAGCTGCTCGAAAACAAGGGCGCAGCGGTCAGCTTCAACGATCCCTACGTCGCCAGCGTGCGCCTGTCGGGCGAGCGCAAAGCCAGCAGCGTCGAGATGACCGCCGAATGGCTGGCCGCGCAGGACTGTGTGGTGATCGTGACCAACCACAGCGCCTACGACGTCGATTTCATCCTCAGCCACGCGAAGGTCGTGGTCGATACGCGCAACGCCACCAAGGGACACACTGGCACGGCGCGGATCGTCCGGTTATAG
- the ychF gene encoding redox-regulated ATPase YchF produces MRLGIIGLPNSGKTTLFNALTGSSLPTEPVSSGQLEVHTAVVAVPDERVDRLAAIYHPKKTTYTTITYTDIGGLDKGIGEGLTGPMRNELQQLDGFLHVVRAFNDESVPHPQITVDPVRDLHIIDGEFLLLDQITIENRLARLNEEKQKGKIDNKQAHADETDLLERLHAQLEAEQPLRDLDLTDDEHKMLRGYGLMSLKPVMVIFNMGDEGSDPAEGLEYDHQHTEVLSLRGKLEAEIAQLDDPDDVAMFLSEYDIDEPSRNRVIRLSYELLNIHSFLTYGEDEVRAWSLRKGATSVEAAGTIHTDLARGFIRAEVVPYAEFIVSNGNLADVKARGKMRLEGKEYIVQDGDMLVIRFAV; encoded by the coding sequence ATGCGACTAGGAATTATCGGTCTGCCCAACAGCGGCAAGACCACGCTTTTTAACGCCCTGACGGGCAGCAGCCTGCCGACCGAGCCGGTGTCTTCGGGGCAGCTCGAAGTGCACACCGCTGTGGTGGCCGTGCCCGACGAGCGCGTGGACCGTCTCGCGGCGATTTATCATCCCAAGAAGACGACCTACACCACGATCACCTATACCGACATCGGCGGGCTGGATAAGGGCATCGGCGAGGGTCTCACCGGGCCGATGCGCAACGAGCTTCAGCAGTTGGACGGCTTCCTGCACGTGGTACGCGCTTTCAATGACGAGTCTGTTCCGCACCCGCAGATCACGGTCGATCCGGTCCGCGACCTGCACATCATCGACGGCGAGTTTTTGCTGCTGGACCAGATCACCATCGAAAACCGCCTCGCGCGGCTGAACGAGGAAAAGCAGAAGGGCAAGATCGACAACAAGCAGGCCCACGCCGACGAAACGGACCTGCTCGAACGGCTGCACGCGCAGCTTGAAGCCGAGCAGCCCCTGCGCGACCTGGACCTGACCGACGACGAGCACAAGATGCTGCGCGGTTACGGCCTGATGTCGCTCAAGCCGGTGATGGTGATCTTCAACATGGGCGACGAGGGCAGCGATCCCGCCGAGGGCCTGGAGTACGACCACCAGCATACGGAAGTGCTCAGCCTGCGCGGCAAGCTCGAAGCCGAGATCGCGCAGCTCGACGATCCCGATGACGTGGCGATGTTCCTGAGCGAATACGACATCGACGAGCCAAGCCGCAACCGCGTGATCCGGCTCTCGTACGAGCTGCTGAACATTCACTCGTTCCTGACCTACGGCGAGGACGAGGTGCGCGCGTGGAGCCTGCGCAAAGGCGCGACGTCGGTCGAGGCGGCAGGCACGATCCACACTGATCTGGCGCGCGGCTTCATCCGCGCCGAGGTGGTGCCCTACGCGGAGTTCATCGTCTCGAATGGCAACCTCGCGGACGTGAAGGCGCGTGGCAAGATGCGCCTGGAAGGCAAAGAGTACATCGTGCAGGACGGCGATATGCTGGTGATCCGCTTCGCGGTGTAA
- a CDS encoding glycosyltransferase family 4 protein translates to MRIAFLTPEIDPTYGWARYAHDLAAALTAQGVEVVAVTQRGARSGPEGVEIRDALPQLVPPVRFFLPRLLGSLPAARAAIQGCDLVHVVAEPYAPLGAWIAGKRPLVVTAHGTYVPQTVRRRGVGALYRRAYRHAHLIAVSDYTAGQVRAALPGADVTAIRNGVHFARFQSPAPAPDIRGPTILASGGVKPRKGTRLLVEALAQVRTVIPDARLVVTGRHDAAYADQIRARIAALGLDDAVDLPGQIPEEALLGWYQGADVFALPSLSVGDRFEGFGLVFLEASAAGLPVVGTRGSGVEEAVIEGETGLLVPQDDASALADAITRLLSDADLRTQMGAAGRRYAQTQDWSAVAERVRALYARCLP, encoded by the coding sequence ATGCGGATCGCGTTCTTGACGCCCGAAATCGACCCGACCTACGGCTGGGCGCGCTACGCGCACGACCTCGCGGCGGCATTAACCGCGCAGGGCGTGGAGGTCGTCGCGGTCACGCAGCGCGGCGCGCGCTCCGGTCCCGAGGGTGTGGAAATCCGCGACGCCCTGCCGCAGCTCGTGCCCCCGGTGCGATTCTTTCTGCCGCGCCTGCTGGGGAGCCTCCCCGCCGCCCGCGCCGCGATTCAGGGCTGCGACCTCGTGCATGTCGTCGCGGAGCCGTACGCGCCGCTCGGCGCGTGGATTGCGGGCAAACGCCCCCTGGTAGTGACGGCCCACGGGACCTATGTGCCGCAGACGGTCCGGCGGCGCGGCGTGGGCGCGCTCTACCGCCGCGCGTACCGTCACGCGCACCTGATCGCGGTCAGCGACTACACGGCGGGGCAGGTCCGCGCGGCGCTACCCGGCGCAGACGTGACCGCCATCCGCAACGGCGTGCACTTCGCGCGTTTCCAGAGTCCCGCGCCCGCGCCGGACATACGTGGCCCGACGATCCTGGCCTCCGGCGGAGTCAAGCCGCGCAAGGGCACGCGCCTGCTGGTCGAGGCGTTGGCCCAGGTCCGCACGGTGATCCCCGACGCGCGACTGGTCGTCACCGGACGGCACGACGCCGCGTATGCCGATCAGATCCGCGCGCGGATCGCGGCGCTCGGCCTGGACGATGCCGTCGATCTGCCCGGCCAGATCCCCGAAGAGGCGCTGCTCGGTTGGTATCAGGGCGCGGACGTGTTTGCGCTGCCGTCGCTGTCGGTCGGGGATCGCTTCGAGGGCTTCGGACTCGTATTTCTGGAAGCGTCCGCCGCCGGGCTGCCGGTGGTCGGGACGCGCGGCAGCGGCGTGGAAGAAGCCGTGATCGAGGGCGAAACCGGGCTGCTCGTGCCGCAGGACGATGCCTCCGCCCTGGCAGATGCGATCACCCGCCTGCTGTCTGACGCGGATCTGCGCACGCAGATGGGCGCGGCGGGCCGCCGCTACGCGCAGACGCAGGACTGGTCCGCCGTGGCCGAGCGCGTGCGCGCGCTGTACGCCCGCTGTCTCCCCTGA
- a CDS encoding glycosyltransferase family 4 protein encodes MRIFVASGIFHPESGGPATYLYRLLPAVQARGHDVRVLAFGDPSGGDYPYPVTRIPRRSLPLRLADYARAARREMASADLVFVNSLGLPLIGYRRVPRVLKVVGDLAWERSVNKGWIPATEDIDVFQTRRYDPRVEAVKRMRAREVRRMDRIIVPSEYLRHMVVGWGAPPERVQVIYNALEPDARAAVLSQEEARADLGLGPGPLLLAPARLTAWKGIDHLIRAVAQIPDVQLLVAGDGPEEAHLRDLAAAEGVADRVTLPGRVPRERLARLFRAADYTVLYSGYEGLSHTLLESLLAGTPVIASDKGGNPEVVRHGVNGLLVPYVDPAALVKTIRAALAGETRARLAARAGEGLERFRWETLVDQTVAALEVTAQGAKERR; translated from the coding sequence ATGCGTATTTTTGTCGCCTCTGGCATCTTCCACCCGGAGTCAGGCGGTCCTGCTACCTATCTCTATCGCCTGCTGCCCGCCGTCCAGGCGCGCGGCCACGACGTGCGCGTGCTGGCCTTCGGCGATCCGTCCGGCGGCGACTATCCGTACCCCGTGACGCGCATCCCGCGCCGGTCGCTGCCGCTGCGTTTGGCCGACTACGCCCGCGCCGCCCGCCGCGAAATGGCCTCCGCCGATCTCGTGTTCGTCAACAGCCTCGGCCTGCCGCTGATCGGCTATCGCCGCGTACCGCGCGTGCTCAAGGTGGTGGGCGATCTGGCCTGGGAGCGTTCGGTCAATAAGGGCTGGATTCCCGCCACGGAAGACATCGACGTCTTCCAGACGCGCCGCTACGATCCGCGCGTGGAAGCGGTGAAGCGGATGCGCGCGCGTGAGGTGCGGCGCATGGACCGCATCATCGTGCCCAGCGAGTATTTGCGGCACATGGTGGTCGGCTGGGGCGCGCCGCCGGAGCGCGTGCAGGTCATTTACAACGCGCTCGAACCGGATGCCCGCGCTGCGGTGTTAAGTCAAGAGGAAGCGCGCGCCGATCTCGGCCTGGGACCGGGACCGCTGCTGCTAGCTCCCGCCCGCCTGACCGCGTGGAAGGGCATCGATCACCTGATCCGCGCCGTGGCGCAGATCCCCGATGTGCAGCTGCTGGTCGCCGGGGACGGTCCCGAAGAAGCGCACCTGCGCGATCTCGCAGCAGCGGAAGGCGTCGCGGACCGGGTGACGCTGCCGGGACGCGTCCCGCGCGAGCGGCTGGCGCGGCTGTTCCGCGCGGCAGATTACACCGTGCTTTATTCCGGCTACGAGGGCCTGTCGCACACGCTGCTGGAATCGCTGCTGGCCGGGACGCCGGTCATCGCCAGCGACAAGGGCGGCAATCCCGAAGTGGTCCGCCACGGCGTCAACGGCCTGCTGGTGCCCTACGTGGACCCTGCCGCGCTGGTGAAGACGATCAGGGCGGCGCTGGCGGGCGAGACGCGGGCGCGGTTGGCGGCCCGCGCGGGCGAAGGATTAGAGCGCTTCCGCTGGGAAACACTGGTCGACCAGACGGTCGCTGCGCTGGAAGTCACGGCGCAGGGTGCGAAGGAGCGGCGATGA
- a CDS encoding glycosyltransferase, translating into MSGPRLFYLANNRLPTEKAHGLQIVQMAEALAGAGYDVTLVTSRRRGVPNLPGARDLWSYYGVARTFAFRRLPTLDLIDRVPVRWQLIPFALQTLTYLLSLAIWLLFRRPDVIFTRDVWIAALAHLVRPRAALVYEVHQLHHGPGQRMQAWVLRRACAIPVTAHLADELRKRGATRLQVEHDGVRLARFADLPARAEARAALGLPLEAVVLGYVGQVHTMRMGKGLDTLIDAVALAAENGAAVDLLLVGGPQAGIDALRAQWIALGLDPARLRAVGQVPPGDVPRYLAAMDVGVMPLPWTEHFAYYASAIKLFEYMAAGCTVLASDLPSTAEVVRDGESALLCPPGNAAAFADAIARLATDADLREQLADQARRDVAHYTWDARAARIRAFVEAGCGSRS; encoded by the coding sequence GTGAGCGGGCCGCGCCTGTTCTACCTCGCCAACAACCGCCTGCCGACCGAAAAAGCGCACGGCTTGCAGATCGTGCAGATGGCCGAGGCGCTGGCCGGGGCGGGCTATGACGTAACGCTCGTCACCTCCCGCCGCCGCGGCGTGCCGAATCTGCCCGGCGCGCGCGACCTGTGGAGTTATTACGGCGTGGCACGGACCTTCGCCTTCCGCCGCCTGCCGACGCTGGACCTGATCGATCGCGTGCCGGTGCGCTGGCAGTTGATCCCCTTCGCCCTGCAAACGCTGACCTATCTACTGTCGCTGGCGATCTGGCTCCTGTTCCGCCGCCCGGACGTGATCTTCACGCGCGACGTGTGGATTGCGGCGTTGGCGCACCTCGTGCGGCCCCGCGCGGCGCTGGTCTACGAAGTGCACCAGCTTCACCACGGCCCCGGCCAGCGCATGCAGGCGTGGGTGCTGCGGCGTGCCTGCGCGATCCCGGTGACGGCGCACCTCGCGGACGAGCTGCGTAAACGCGGCGCGACCCGTCTCCAGGTGGAGCACGACGGCGTGCGGCTGGCACGATTCGCGGATCTACCCGCGCGTGCAGAGGCACGCGCCGCGCTCGGCCTGCCGCTGGAGGCGGTCGTGCTCGGCTACGTGGGGCAGGTGCACACCATGCGCATGGGCAAGGGCCTGGATACGCTGATCGACGCCGTGGCGCTGGCGGCGGAAAACGGCGCGGCGGTCGATCTGCTGCTGGTCGGCGGGCCGCAGGCGGGCATCGACGCGCTGCGCGCGCAGTGGATCGCGCTCGGCCTGGACCCGGCGCGGCTGCGCGCCGTGGGGCAGGTCCCGCCTGGCGACGTGCCGCGCTATCTGGCCGCGATGGACGTCGGGGTCATGCCGCTGCCCTGGACCGAGCACTTCGCCTATTACGCCTCCGCGATCAAGCTGTTCGAGTACATGGCGGCGGGCTGCACGGTGCTGGCCTCCGACCTGCCCAGCACGGCGGAAGTCGTGCGCGACGGCGAGTCGGCGCTGCTGTGCCCGCCGGGCAACGCGGCGGCCTTCGCGGACGCGATCGCCCGGCTGGCGACGGACGCGGATCTGCGCGAGCAGTTGGCGGATCAGGCCCGGCGCGATGTGGCGCATTACACCTGGGACGCGCGCGCGGCGCGTATTCGTGCATTTGTGGAGGCGGGATGCGGATCGCGTTCTTGA
- a CDS encoding alpha/beta hydrolase gives MELVSGLIWLVGIVALVVVGIGYAGTLPLMRRRMPDPPDDPAAYGMAGEEIQFPSRDGTPIGGLWIAAERDARGTVVMCPGQDGSLDKDIPQAVPLHHAGFDVLMIDWRAHGRSEGRLVTLGALEQYDLLGALDFLAARGAERVGILSLSMGAGTTLQVAAYDERIAALVVDGAYPRVAGLLAGWLRQHGLPGLVANPLAWLTLRVGALRARHTIYDANPIATARHISVPVLFIHGERDPFVSTDELRALAEAVSGPVEVWAVPDAGHREAHPLHPDEYNRRVVAWFEAHLT, from the coding sequence ATGGAACTGGTGAGCGGCCTGATCTGGCTGGTGGGGATCGTGGCATTAGTCGTCGTTGGCATCGGGTATGCGGGGACGCTGCCCCTTATGCGCCGCCGCATGCCCGATCCGCCGGACGATCCCGCCGCGTATGGCATGGCGGGCGAAGAAATACAGTTTCCCAGCCGCGACGGGACGCCAATCGGCGGGCTGTGGATCGCGGCAGAACGGGACGCGCGCGGCACAGTAGTCATGTGTCCCGGTCAGGACGGCAGCCTGGACAAAGACATCCCCCAGGCCGTGCCGCTGCATCATGCCGGGTTCGACGTGCTGATGATCGACTGGCGCGCGCATGGCCGCTCCGAGGGGCGGCTGGTCACGCTCGGCGCGCTGGAGCAGTACGACCTGCTCGGCGCGCTCGATTTTCTGGCGGCGCGCGGCGCGGAGCGCGTGGGCATACTCAGCCTGAGTATGGGGGCGGGAACGACGCTGCAAGTGGCGGCCTATGATGAGCGCATCGCGGCGCTGGTCGTGGACGGGGCGTATCCGCGTGTGGCGGGGCTGCTGGCGGGCTGGCTGCGGCAGCACGGCCTGCCGGGACTGGTGGCGAATCCCCTGGCGTGGTTGACGCTGCGGGTCGGGGCGCTGCGCGCACGGCACACGATCTACGACGCGAACCCGATCGCCACCGCCCGGCACATCAGCGTCCCAGTGCTGTTCATCCACGGCGAGCGCGATCCGTTCGTCTCCACGGACGAGCTGCGCGCGCTGGCGGAGGCCGTCAGCGGCCCGGTCGAGGTGTGGGCCGTGCCAGACGCGGGTCACCGCGAGGCGCACCCGCTGCATCCCGATGAGTACAACCGCCGCGTCGTCGCGTGGTTCGAGGCGCACCTGACATGA